One segment of Candidatus Blochmannia ocreatus DNA contains the following:
- the leuC gene encoding 3-isopropylmalate dehydratase large subunit: protein MCKSLYQKLYDSHIVYDNKNDIPILYIDRHLLHEVTSPQAFEALRSKKRLVRQPNKTFATMDHNVPTINLLDTSKVAKIQLDTLTKNCKDFGITLFDLYHPYQGIVHVVAPEQGLTLPGMTIVCGDSHTSTHGAFGALAFGIGTSEIEHVLATQTLRQMQYKSMQIKLSGFVPKYTTAKDIILAIIGKIGHGGASGHVVEFCGDVIKYLTMEERMTLCNMAIEMGAISALIAPDHITYQYLKNRKFSPSGEDWNKAVLYWNTLYSDNDAVFNKKFNFDVSKINPQITWGTNPSQVISIDQPIPSLESFINPVERDAAKRALNYMRLKPNMYLTDVSIDKVFIGSCTNSRIEDLRLAANIVKGHYISNNIQAFVVPGSKIVKNQAEKEGIDKIFIRSGFEWRSPGCSMCLAMNDDRLNIGERCASTSNRNFEGRQGRGGLTHLVSPTMAAAAAISGHFIDIREFVKKIT, encoded by the coding sequence ATGTGCAAATCTTTATATCAAAAATTATATGATTCACATATAGTATATGATAATAAGAATGATATTCCAATATTATATATTGATCGACATTTATTGCATGAGGTTACTTCACCCCAAGCTTTTGAGGCATTAAGATCTAAAAAACGTTTGGTGAGACAACCTAATAAAACTTTTGCTACTATGGATCATAATGTTCCCACTATTAATCTTTTAGATACTAGCAAAGTAGCCAAAATACAATTAGACACACTTACAAAAAATTGTAAGGATTTCGGAATTACATTATTCGATTTATATCATCCATATCAAGGTATTGTGCATGTGGTAGCACCAGAACAAGGTTTGACATTACCTGGTATGACTATAGTATGCGGAGATTCTCATACTTCTACTCATGGTGCTTTTGGGGCATTAGCTTTTGGTATAGGTACTTCAGAAATAGAACATGTATTAGCCACACAAACTTTACGACAGATGCAGTATAAATCTATGCAAATAAAATTATCTGGTTTTGTGCCAAAATATACTACAGCTAAAGATATAATTTTAGCAATTATTGGTAAAATCGGTCATGGAGGTGCATCTGGTCATGTAGTGGAGTTTTGCGGAGATGTTATTAAATATTTGACTATGGAAGAACGTATGACGCTTTGTAATATGGCTATTGAAATGGGAGCTATTTCAGCATTAATAGCTCCAGATCATATTACTTATCAATATTTAAAAAATCGTAAATTTTCTCCGTCTGGAGAAGATTGGAATAAAGCTGTATTATATTGGAACACTTTATATTCTGATAATGACGCTGTTTTTAATAAAAAATTTAATTTTGATGTGTCTAAAATTAACCCCCAAATAACTTGGGGAACTAATCCAAGTCAGGTAATATCTATTGATCAGCCTATTCCATCTTTAGAATCATTTATAAATCCTGTTGAACGTGATGCTGCTAAACGCGCGTTAAATTATATGCGTCTTAAACCAAATATGTATTTAACTGATGTTTCTATTGATAAAGTATTTATAGGTTCATGTACAAATTCACGTATAGAAGATTTACGTTTGGCAGCAAATATAGTTAAAGGTCATTATATTTCTAATAATATACAAGCATTCGTAGTTCCTGGGTCTAAAATAGTAAAAAATCAAGCAGAAAAAGAAGGAATAGATAAAATATTTATACGATCAGGATTCGAATGGCGATCACCTGGTTGTTCCATGTGTTTAGCGATGAATGACGATCGACTTAATATAGGGGAACGTTGTGCTTCTACCAGTAATCGAAATTTTGAAGGACGTCAAGGTCGGGGGGGATTAACGCATTTAGTCAGCCCCACAATGGCAGCTGCTGCTGCGATTTCTGGTCATTTTATAGATATAAGAGAATTTGTAAAAAAAATAACATAA
- the murF gene encoding UDP-N-acetylmuramoyl-tripeptide--D-alanyl-D-alanine ligase has protein sequence MIPFNLHEIAPILNARHIGKDLFIHAITIDSNIIYKRCMFIALIGKRFNGHDFVAQAVAFGAQALLVNYPIILLENVPQLIVADTNIALITLASWVRKQTSTKIIAITGSSGKTSVKEMTHCILTQCGHTIATQGNLNNSIGVPITLLRLTKQHNFAIIELGSSQIGELSPLSKILFAKAALINNIYPSHLLGFGSLIALGREKGKIFLALKPSGRGIINADSHMLSLWTKILDKKSTWNFSINDKIGADFFASNIVFEQRGIRFVLHTPDGVATLCLPMLGKHSVANALAASALAFSVGASLAEVVLGLESSKTLPGRLFPIVLGDNKLLLDDTYNANVGSVISAINVLTTMPGYRILVMSDMLELGKYQEIKYHCYIGKILAKSNIDVIFTFGNISHLISKISGRGKHFDNKKHLIIEIKRILSKHQKMNILIKGSRKFKMEKIVDAIQDK, from the coding sequence ATGATTCCATTTAATTTACATGAGATAGCACCAATTCTAAATGCTAGACATATCGGTAAAGATTTGTTTATTCATGCAATAACTATTGATTCTAATATTATTTATAAGAGGTGTATGTTTATTGCATTAATAGGAAAACGGTTCAATGGTCATGATTTTGTAGCCCAAGCTGTTGCTTTTGGGGCACAAGCATTATTAGTAAATTATCCTATAATTTTATTAGAAAATGTGCCACAATTAATTGTTGCTGATACTAATATTGCCCTAATAACTTTAGCCAGTTGGGTTCGGAAACAAACATCTACTAAAATTATTGCTATTACTGGGTCTAGCGGTAAAACATCGGTAAAAGAGATGACTCATTGTATATTAACACAATGTGGACATACAATAGCAACACAAGGCAATCTTAATAATTCTATTGGAGTACCAATAACCTTACTGCGTTTAACTAAACAACATAATTTTGCCATCATTGAACTGGGTTCCAGCCAGATAGGCGAATTATCTCCATTAAGTAAAATACTTTTCGCAAAAGCTGCACTAATAAATAATATTTATCCATCACATTTATTAGGTTTCGGATCATTAATAGCATTAGGTCGAGAAAAAGGAAAAATTTTTCTTGCCTTAAAGCCATCTGGACGGGGTATTATAAACGCTGATAGCCATATGCTATCATTATGGACCAAAATTTTAGATAAAAAATCTACATGGAATTTTTCTATCAACGATAAAATAGGTGCAGATTTTTTTGCGAGCAATATTGTTTTTGAACAACGTGGAATACGGTTTGTGTTACACACCCCTGATGGTGTAGCAACACTATGTTTACCAATGCTCGGTAAACATAGTGTTGCTAATGCTTTAGCAGCCAGTGCTCTCGCATTTTCTGTAGGAGCTAGTTTAGCAGAAGTAGTGTTAGGGTTGGAGAGCTCAAAAACATTGCCTGGTAGATTATTTCCCATTGTGCTTGGTGACAACAAATTATTATTAGATGATACTTATAACGCTAATGTTGGCTCTGTTATTTCTGCTATTAATGTGCTAACAACAATGCCAGGATATCGAATTTTAGTAATGAGTGATATGTTAGAATTAGGAAAATATCAGGAAATAAAATATCATTGTTATATTGGCAAAATACTTGCAAAATCAAATATTGATGTAATTTTTACTTTTGGTAATATAAGCCATCTTATTTCTAAGATAAGCGGTAGAGGAAAACATTTTGACAATAAAAAACATTTAATTATTGAAATAAAAAGAATATTAAGTAAACATCAAAAAATGAATATTTTAATAAAAGGATCACGCAAATTTAAAATGGAAAAAATCGTGGACGCTATTCAGGACAAATAA
- the leuB gene encoding 3-isopropylmalate dehydrogenase: MNKNYYHIAMLPGDGIGPEITRQSYKILSVIKNEFKINIITTECKVGGDAINHTGTPLPDSTLKCCQQSDAILLGAVGGPQWAHLKGLKTPEQGSLLALRKYFNFFINLRPTYLPGTLRSLSPLDIKIIPRGINIIFIRELIGGIYFGKPRGRFGEGPNEYAFDTTIYHRFEIERITQFAFKLAQKRHKHLFSIDKANVLCTSTFWREIVSEISKNYPDVTLEHLYVDNASMQLIKDPSKFDVILCPNLFGDILSDECGMLIGSIGMLPSASINEFNFGLYEPAGGSAPDIAGKNVANPIAHILSLALLFRYSLKLNYIALAIENAVFQALELGYRTIDIAKDCKTNIIGTNEMGDIITSLLKKREK, translated from the coding sequence ATGAATAAAAATTATTATCATATTGCCATGTTACCAGGAGATGGCATTGGCCCAGAAATTACAAGACAATCTTATAAAATTTTATCAGTTATAAAAAATGAATTTAAAATTAATATTATTACTACAGAATGTAAGGTAGGTGGTGATGCAATTAATCATACCGGCACGCCGTTACCTGATAGCACTTTAAAGTGTTGCCAACAATCTGATGCAATATTACTTGGAGCAGTGGGTGGTCCACAATGGGCTCATTTAAAGGGATTAAAAACACCAGAACAAGGTTCTTTATTAGCTTTAAGAAAATATTTCAATTTCTTTATTAATTTACGGCCAACATACTTACCAGGTACATTAAGATCACTATCTCCTTTAGATATTAAAATCATTCCTCGCGGAATTAATATTATATTCATAAGAGAATTAATTGGTGGTATTTATTTTGGTAAACCTAGAGGACGCTTCGGGGAAGGCCCAAATGAATACGCTTTTGATACAACAATTTATCATCGTTTTGAAATAGAACGCATTACACAATTTGCGTTTAAATTAGCCCAAAAAAGACATAAGCATCTATTTTCTATAGATAAAGCTAATGTATTATGTACTTCTACTTTTTGGAGAGAAATTGTATCAGAAATTTCAAAAAATTATCCAGATGTAACATTAGAACATTTATATGTTGATAACGCTAGCATGCAATTAATTAAAGATCCATCTAAATTTGATGTTATTTTGTGTCCAAATTTATTTGGAGATATTTTATCCGATGAATGCGGTATGCTAATCGGATCTATTGGAATGCTACCTTCCGCTAGTATTAATGAATTTAATTTTGGGTTATATGAACCTGCAGGAGGATCTGCGCCAGATATTGCAGGAAAAAATGTTGCCAATCCTATAGCACATATTTTATCCTTAGCATTATTATTTAGATATAGTTTAAAACTAAATTATATTGCATTAGCTATCGAAAATGCAGTATTTCAAGCATTAGAATTAGGATATAGGACAATTGATATTGCAAAAGATTGTAAAACCAATATAATTGGTACTAATGAAATGGGAGATATTATAACATCATTACTGAAAAAACGAGAAAAATAA
- the ftsL gene encoding cell division protein FtsL — MKTAKYNLVSIIYQDIRYFGVLQIFLLLSVLITAMLVVLVTYKTRCLIMHREALFLKKENLDTEWRNLILEEKILSHQRRIERIATDTLGMCYVKSMQNNILN, encoded by the coding sequence ATGAAAACAGCAAAATATAATCTTGTCAGTATTATCTATCAAGATATTAGATATTTTGGAGTATTGCAAATTTTTTTACTATTATCAGTGTTAATAACAGCAATGTTAGTGGTCTTAGTCACTTATAAAACTAGATGTTTAATTATGCATAGGGAAGCACTATTCTTAAAAAAAGAAAATTTAGATACTGAATGGCGGAATTTAATTCTTGAAGAGAAGATATTGTCACATCAGAGACGTATTGAACGTATAGCTACAGATACGTTGGGTATGTGCTATGTAAAATCAATGCAAAATAATATATTAAATTAA
- the leuA gene encoding 2-isopropylmalate synthase, with protein MNQKIIIFDTTLRDGEQALQTSLGVKEKLQIAFALERLGVDVMEVGFPVSSPGDFKSVHTIAQKIKNSLVCALARCTEKDIDIAAAALHLADNFRIHIFLPTSEIHLQSKLKKNFDQIIEMTTHAIRYARKYTDNIEFSCEDAGRTNIDNLCRIVEIAIKSGANTINIPDTVGYTTPYQFGKIITSLCNRVPIIDKAVISVHCHDDLGMAVGNSITAIQSGARQIEGTINGIGERAGNAALEEIVMAIKIKNDILNVYTDIKHKEIYRTSQIVSKLCNLPIPTNKAIVGENAFSHSSGIHQDGVLKNRKNYEILKPENVGVKEVKLNLTSRSGRAAVKYHMKEMGYQNNDYDMDKLYKDFLELADKKGQVFDYDLESLAFITTQKKYVEFFKLKNFYVTSNSAGIATASIQLYCGKKICTYSANGNGPIAAIYSALIYITKVPINLEKYQIRAKGHNPNTLGQVDIIVSYKDRNFHGTALSADVIESSVTAIINVLNNIWRSEQVIIKKFLKKYNHK; from the coding sequence ATGAATCAAAAAATAATTATTTTTGATACAACTTTAAGAGATGGTGAACAAGCTTTACAAACTAGCTTAGGCGTTAAAGAAAAACTACAAATTGCTTTTGCTTTAGAACGATTAGGAGTAGATGTAATGGAGGTAGGGTTTCCAGTCTCTTCTCCAGGAGATTTTAAATCAGTACATACAATTGCTCAAAAAATAAAAAATAGTTTGGTATGTGCTTTAGCTAGATGCACTGAAAAAGATATTGATATTGCAGCAGCAGCATTACATTTGGCAGATAATTTTCGAATTCATATATTTCTACCGACTTCAGAAATACATTTACAATCTAAATTAAAAAAAAATTTTGATCAAATTATAGAAATGACTACACATGCAATACGGTACGCAAGAAAATATACCGACAATATAGAATTTTCTTGTGAAGATGCTGGACGCACCAATATAGATAACTTATGCCGTATTGTTGAAATTGCAATTAAATCTGGAGCTAATACAATTAATATTCCTGATACAGTAGGTTACACAACGCCATATCAATTTGGAAAAATTATTACATCTTTATGTAATCGTGTTCCTATTATTGATAAAGCAGTAATTTCGGTACATTGTCATGATGATTTAGGTATGGCAGTTGGCAATTCAATTACTGCTATACAATCAGGAGCTCGTCAAATTGAAGGCACCATTAATGGTATTGGAGAACGCGCAGGAAATGCTGCTTTAGAAGAGATCGTTATGGCGATTAAAATAAAAAATGATATTTTAAATGTATATACGGATATTAAACATAAGGAAATTTACAGAACTAGTCAAATAGTTAGTAAATTATGTAATTTACCTATTCCTACTAATAAAGCAATAGTTGGAGAAAATGCATTTTCCCATTCTTCTGGGATTCATCAAGACGGAGTATTGAAAAATAGAAAAAATTATGAAATTCTAAAACCAGAAAATGTTGGAGTAAAAGAGGTCAAATTGAATCTTACATCTAGATCTGGAAGAGCAGCTGTGAAATATCATATGAAAGAAATGGGTTATCAAAATAATGATTATGATATGGATAAATTATATAAAGATTTTTTAGAATTGGCAGATAAAAAAGGTCAAGTATTTGATTATGATTTAGAATCATTAGCATTTATTACTACTCAAAAAAAATATGTAGAATTTTTTAAATTAAAAAATTTTTATGTAACTTCTAATTCTGCTGGTATCGCTACTGCTTCAATACAATTATATTGCGGTAAAAAAATATGTACTTATTCAGCTAATGGAAATGGTCCTATAGCTGCGATTTATTCGGCGTTAATTTATATCACCAAAGTACCTATTAATCTAGAAAAATACCAAATTAGAGCTAAAGGACATAATCCTAATACATTAGGACAAGTAGATATTATCGTATCATACAAAGATCGTAATTTTCATGGAACAGCATTATCGGCAGATGTGATTGAATCTTCTGTAACCGCTATAATTAATGTATTAAATAATATTTGGCGTTCCGAACAAGTAATAATTAAAAAATTTCTTAAAAAATATAATCATAAATAA
- the ftsI gene encoding peptidoglycan glycosyltransferase FtsI, with amino-acid sequence MKIVYYCFQIISIKKRFNLLYNFMFFILIILFARLTYLQVVQSKKLIKEGNIRSLRIQSIPITRGLITDRMGRLLAISIPAYSVCVDPQEVIKYGGVSKNIHDWTKLSTILSIPLNKLVSLISQNNTGHFFYLARQVDSSIYQCINQLKLPGVYLQKESKRYYPSGHITAHLIGITNIDNKGIEGVEKSFDAYLSGKPGTRIIRKDKYGRIVEEVVVKTSQNPKNIVLSIDEHIQYVAFNELNNAIYNNKAESGSLVLIDINTGEILAMVNSPSYNPNDLSTATQHIMRNRAITDVFEPGSTVKPIVIMAALQHKIIKENTVINTAPYILDGYRIKDVVYHDQLTVQEILQKSSNVGVSRLALAMPETTLIKIYANFGMGKATNIGLVGESRGIYPIYNRYMSNIERATFSYGYGLMITPLQLAKVYATIGGMGIPKPLSIVRINSVSMKQSSEKPVFPKALVRTVIDMMESISAPGNSGHKAAIRGYRVAVKTGTVKKVGSEGKYINQYVAYTVGIAPASDPRFALVVVINKPKNGHYYGGTVSAPVFSAVMGKTLKIMNVAPDTSQ; translated from the coding sequence ATGAAAATTGTATATTATTGTTTTCAAATAATTTCAATTAAAAAACGTTTTAATTTATTGTATAACTTCATGTTTTTTATATTAATTATTTTATTTGCACGATTAACTTATTTACAAGTTGTTCAGTCTAAAAAATTAATTAAAGAAGGAAATATACGTTCTTTGCGTATACAAAGTATACCAATAACCCGAGGCTTAATCACTGATCGTATGGGTCGTTTACTAGCTATTAGTATACCAGCATATTCTGTTTGTGTAGACCCACAAGAAGTAATAAAATATGGTGGAGTTTCTAAAAATATACACGATTGGACAAAATTATCTACAATATTATCAATACCACTCAATAAATTAGTTTCTTTAATTTCTCAGAATAATACGGGACATTTTTTTTATTTAGCAAGACAAGTGGATTCTTCAATTTATCAATGTATAAATCAACTTAAATTGCCAGGAGTATATTTACAAAAAGAATCGAAAAGATATTATCCATCTGGACACATTACTGCGCATCTAATAGGGATAACAAACATAGATAATAAGGGCATTGAAGGTGTTGAAAAAAGTTTTGATGCTTACTTATCAGGTAAGCCAGGAACACGAATAATACGTAAAGATAAATATGGTAGAATAGTTGAAGAAGTTGTCGTGAAAACTAGTCAAAATCCTAAAAATATTGTACTCAGTATTGATGAACATATACAGTACGTAGCATTTAATGAATTAAATAATGCTATATATAATAATAAAGCGGAATCTGGAAGTTTAGTGCTTATAGATATCAATACTGGTGAAATTTTAGCTATGGTAAACAGTCCATCTTATAACCCTAATGATTTATCCACTGCTACTCAACATATTATGCGTAACCGAGCTATTACTGATGTATTTGAACCGGGTTCAACGGTAAAACCTATAGTTATTATGGCTGCTTTACAACATAAAATAATTAAGGAAAATACTGTAATTAATACCGCTCCTTACATATTAGATGGTTATCGAATTAAAGATGTTGTATATCATGATCAATTAACTGTTCAAGAAATATTGCAAAAATCTAGTAATGTTGGTGTGTCTAGATTAGCACTTGCTATGCCTGAAACAACTTTAATAAAAATATATGCTAATTTTGGAATGGGTAAAGCTACAAATATAGGTTTAGTAGGAGAAAGCAGAGGAATATACCCAATATATAATAGATATATGTCAAATATAGAACGTGCTACATTTTCTTATGGATATGGATTAATGATCACACCATTACAATTAGCTAAGGTTTATGCTACTATAGGTGGCATGGGGATACCTAAACCATTGTCTATTGTACGAATTAATTCTGTTTCTATGAAACAGAGTTCGGAAAAGCCTGTATTTCCAAAAGCTTTGGTACGTACTGTTATAGATATGATGGAGAGTATATCCGCTCCTGGTAATAGTGGGCATAAAGCAGCAATTAGAGGATATCGAGTTGCGGTAAAAACTGGTACTGTTAAAAAAGTTGGATCGGAAGGTAAATATATTAATCAATATGTTGCATATACCGTTGGAATAGCTCCGGCAAGCGACCCTAGATTTGCTTTAGTAGTTGTAATAAATAAACCTAAAAATGGTCATTATTATGGCGGTACAGTATCTGCTCCAGTATTTAGTGCAGTTATGGGTAAAACATTAAAAATTATGAATGTAGCTCCAGATACTTCACAATAA
- the murE gene encoding UDP-N-acetylmuramoyl-L-alanyl-D-glutamate--2,6-diaminopimelate ligase — MSYFSENFINYAFTGIQLDSRNVLPGNLFIAVKGDKTDGTLYIDCAINKGAPVILSESFNIINKTINFKSNSIPIINVTQLRKYISNIAGNFYRHPSRSLNVIGVTGTNGKTTTTYLLADWMRLLGEKTAIMGTLGNGTLDNILPSYNTTCSAVDVQKILAKFVKNNIKSVAMEISSHGLTQYRVDDLYFKAAVFTNISHDHLDYHNDISQYSLAKWRLFSELRVEKYIINADDSFGCHWLHYLPQAVAITIKNKLPDFWEGKWISVKKIFYHIASTEILFQSSWGTGILHSKLLGEFNVSNLLLALGTLLMLGYPLALLINTSFHLKPVCGRMEMFYSDKYPMVIVDYAHTPDALRKILIAIRKYHCRKKLWCVFGCGGDRDHDKRAKMGYIAQIYADSVIITNDNPRTEDPESIIHDILHHVRYSKKNKIITNRKLAVETTIKTAHPNDIILIAGKGHETYQIIGNNHLKYSDRNVVKKILKK, encoded by the coding sequence ATGTCATATTTTTCTGAAAACTTTATTAATTATGCATTTACTGGTATACAATTGGATAGTCGTAATGTTTTACCAGGAAATTTATTTATAGCAGTTAAAGGTGATAAAACTGATGGGACTTTATATATTGATTGTGCAATTAATAAGGGTGCTCCGGTAATTTTATCAGAATCATTTAATATCATAAATAAAACAATTAATTTTAAATCTAATTCAATTCCTATAATTAATGTTACTCAGTTACGCAAATATATATCTAATATAGCAGGAAATTTCTATCGTCATCCATCCCGATCTTTAAACGTAATTGGTGTAACTGGCACTAATGGAAAAACTACTACAACATATTTATTAGCTGATTGGATGAGATTGTTAGGTGAAAAAACTGCTATTATGGGTACATTAGGTAATGGAACATTAGATAATATATTACCATCTTATAATACAACATGTTCTGCGGTTGATGTGCAAAAAATATTAGCAAAATTTGTTAAAAATAATATTAAATCTGTTGCTATGGAAATATCTTCACACGGTTTAACACAATATCGTGTAGATGATTTGTATTTTAAAGCTGCAGTCTTTACAAATATTAGCCATGATCATTTAGATTATCATAATGATATTAGCCAATATTCATTGGCTAAATGGCGTTTATTTAGTGAATTACGTGTGGAAAAATATATTATTAATGCTGATGATAGTTTTGGATGTCATTGGTTACATTATCTACCTCAAGCAGTTGCAATAACTATAAAAAATAAATTACCAGATTTTTGGGAAGGTAAATGGATAAGTGTAAAAAAAATATTTTATCATATAGCTAGTACAGAAATACTGTTCCAGTCTAGTTGGGGAACAGGAATACTTCACAGTAAATTGTTAGGAGAATTTAATGTAAGTAATTTATTATTAGCTTTAGGTACATTATTAATGTTAGGCTATCCTTTAGCTTTATTAATAAATACATCATTTCATTTAAAACCTGTATGTGGTAGAATGGAGATGTTTTATTCTGATAAATATCCAATGGTAATAGTTGATTACGCACATACTCCTGATGCATTAAGAAAAATATTAATTGCAATACGAAAATATCATTGTCGTAAAAAATTATGGTGTGTATTTGGATGTGGTGGTGACAGAGATCATGACAAACGAGCTAAAATGGGATACATAGCGCAGATTTACGCTGATAGTGTAATTATTACTAATGACAATCCAAGAACCGAAGATCCAGAATCTATAATACATGATATCTTACATCATGTAAGATATTCTAAAAAAAATAAAATCATTACAAATAGGAAACTGGCGGTAGAAACAACCATTAAAACTGCACATCCCAATGATATAATTTTAATTGCCGGGAAAGGTCACGAAACATATCAAATTATTGGCAATAATCATCTGAAATATTCTGATAGAAATGTAGTCAAAAAAATTTTAAAAAAATAA
- the rsmH gene encoding 16S rRNA (cytosine(1402)-N(4))-methyltransferase RsmH → MYNEHDSVLLNESIQALNIKSTGIYIDGTFGAGGHSKLILSKLTRSGHLFGMDRDWLSIKIGKNIAEQDKRFTIIHSEFSKIYQHIKHMGLIGVIDGILLDLGISALQLNDSSRGFSFMRDGLLDMRMDINTGISAAKWLAKASQKEISTVLKMFGEERFANNISKVIVKYRTHKPIVNSVVLSKLICDNIPHYSAHKHPATKSFLAIRIYINNELEEIMKILNDALNILSPKGRLVVISFNSLEDRLVKHFIRKHSSEVSIPHKLPLTQCQILNIFYNKHQLKNMGKLIPKKQEIKNNIRARSAILRYAEKLIL, encoded by the coding sequence ATGTATAATGAGCATGATAGTGTATTATTAAATGAATCTATACAAGCATTAAATATCAAATCTACTGGAATATATATAGATGGCACTTTTGGTGCCGGTGGACATTCCAAATTAATACTATCTAAATTAACTAGATCAGGACATTTATTTGGAATGGATAGAGATTGGTTATCTATAAAAATTGGAAAAAATATTGCAGAACAGGATAAAAGATTTACTATTATACATAGTGAATTTTCTAAAATATATCAACATATTAAACATATGGGATTGATTGGTGTTATAGACGGAATTTTATTAGATCTAGGGATAAGTGCACTACAACTAAACGATAGTAGTAGAGGATTCTCATTTATGAGAGATGGATTATTAGATATGCGTATGGATATTAACACAGGAATATCCGCCGCTAAATGGTTAGCAAAGGCGTCGCAAAAAGAAATTTCTACAGTATTAAAAATGTTTGGAGAGGAACGATTCGCTAATAATATTTCTAAAGTAATAGTTAAATACAGAACGCACAAGCCTATAGTAAATTCTGTAGTTTTGTCTAAGTTAATTTGTGATAATATCCCACATTATAGTGCTCACAAGCATCCTGCTACTAAAAGTTTTTTAGCAATCAGAATATATATCAATAATGAATTAGAAGAAATAATGAAAATATTAAATGATGCATTAAATATTTTATCTCCTAAAGGAAGATTAGTGGTAATTAGTTTTAATTCACTTGAAGATCGTCTGGTCAAACATTTTATTCGTAAACATAGTAGTGAAGTTTCTATACCTCATAAGTTACCTTTAACACAGTGTCAAATTTTGAATATTTTTTACAATAAACATCAATTAAAAAATATGGGTAAATTAATACCTAAAAAACAAGAAATTAAAAATAATATACGTGCTCGTAGCGCGATATTACGTTACGCAGAAAAATTAATTCTTTAA